The nucleotide window CGCCGTGTCCGACAGCAGCAGTTTCGTGTTCTGTGCGGCGTCGATGGCGAAGCCAGCCACCTCACCGAGCACGGCGAAACCGGCACGCTCGCGCTCGGAGAAGGCGTCGGATCGCGTCGCCGCGACCACGAGCACGCCGTAGACCACCGCGTTGTACGACAGCGGGACGGCCGCCACCGGTCCTGTCGGCTCGCCGCCCATCTGCCACGGGCCTGCCCCGTCCTCGAAGACCTCCACCACGTCCGTTTCGGGCAGTTCGGTCGGCAGTCGTGCCGTGCCGCCGTCCGCAGCCGCCATCTCCACGCCGTCGGTGTCGATGCCGGCACCGGTCCGAACGGTGAACTCGCTGCCGGCATCGCGCTCGGCGATCCACGCGAACTCGTACAGCTCGGCGGCCGCGATGCGCTCACAGACCGTGGCCGCGATCTCCTCGCGCGTCGCCGCGGCCACCAGCCCACGGACGATGTCCTGGATGACGACGTTGATGCGATCGAGCGTCGCCAGCTCGTCGCGCTGGCTTTCGAGCCGGCGCTCGGCACGGCGCTGGGCGACCGCGTTCTCGATCCGGTTGGCGAGCACCGTGTACTGGTCGAGCCCGCCACCCTTCTGGAGGTAATCGGTGACGCCGGCCGAGATGGCCTCGCTCGCCACGTCTTCGCTACCCTTGCCCGTCGAGAGGACGAAGGGAAGGTTTGGATACTCCTCGCGCACTCGTTCGAGCAGCGTGAGCCCATCCATCCCCGGCATGCGGTAGTCGCTGACGACGCAGTCGACGCGTGTCTCGTCGAGCTGTGACAGCGCAGCCTCGCCGCCCGTCTCGGTGTGGACGACGAATCCCTCACCCACGCGTTCGAGCGCCGTCGCTGCCATCTCGACGACGTGGCGCTCGTCGTCGACGAAGAGCACGCGAATTTCGTTCTCAGCGTCCATCCGTTCGGCCACGGCTGGTCATACGATAGCTCCCCCACCAACAAAAAACAGTATGACAGCGACCGCTCAGTTGCGCCCGGGCTCCGCCGGCAGGACTGCTTGCTCCCCGTCGCCGCCGATGTCGACCTCGAAGCGGGCACCGTCGGCCGTATCGGCGACCGAGACTGACCAGCCGTGTGCGTCGGCGATCCGTCGGACGATCATCAGCCCCAGCCCGGTCCCGGACTCGCTCGTCGAGTAGCCGTGTTCGAAGATCCGCTCGCACTCGCCGTCGGGGATGCCGGGTCCGTCGTCGGCAACGAAAAAGCCCGTCTCGGTCGTCCCGACGGTAACGTGGACGTCGCTGCCGGCATGATCGATCGCGTTGCGAAAGAGGTTCGCGAACAACCGCGTCAGTCTGTCGGGATCGCCCGCGACCGTCCCCGAGAGCTCGACGTCGATCGTCGCGTCCTCGCCGTCGACCGTCCGCCACGCCCGTTCGGCCATGCCCGCGAGTTCGACGGGTTCGGGGTCGTCGATGACCCGTCCCTGACGGGCCAGCGTGAGCACGTCCTCGATGAGCGTGTCCATTCGGTCGAGAGCCCACAGCGCCGCGTCGTGATGCTCCGAGTGGTGATCGGCCTCGGCGAGCTCGAGCCGGCCGCGCGCGACACCCATCGGGTTGCGGAGGTCGTGCGAGATGACGCTCGCGAACCCGTCCAACAGTTCGTTCTGGCGTTCGAGATCGCGCTCGCGGCGCTTCTGGTCGGTGATGTCGGTGTAGATCGCGTAACCACCCTTGCGCTCACCCGGTTCGAGCGGGGCGATATGCACCAAGAAATCGCGCACGCCGTCGGCCGTCAGCCGGCGAACGGTCGTCTGACGGCTCGTTCCGTCGGCGAGCGCCGCGTCGACCGATTCGATCGCCATCTCGCGATCCGACGGAACGATGTAGTCACCGGCGTTCTCGCCCGTGATCTCTCCC belongs to Halococcus qingdaonensis and includes:
- a CDS encoding bacterio-opsin activator domain-containing protein → MDAENEIRVLFVDDERHVVEMAATALERVGEGFVVHTETGGEAALSQLDETRVDCVVSDYRMPGMDGLTLLERVREEYPNLPFVLSTGKGSEDVASEAISAGVTDYLQKGGGLDQYTVLANRIENAVAQRRAERRLESQRDELATLDRINVVIQDIVRGLVAAATREEIAATVCERIAAAELYEFAWIAERDAGSEFTVRTGAGIDTDGVEMAAADGGTARLPTELPETDVVEVFEDGAGPWQMGGEPTGPVAAVPLSYNAVVYGVLVVAATRSDAFSERERAGFAVLGEVAGFAIDAAQNTKLLLSDTALVLELRVVDEAAFPMTLTCRLDCRYLVDGVVPAADGTVLQYVTVEGADPERVRELARESSVVEDCRLVSSHDESGAFEIVTRESPVNSIVDAGGTIDEWYVEDGDGTMVVTVAPETDVRTMVAAFERAHPGSELLSKHTVDRSDDATARQAIDERLTDKQRAALRAAYFAGYYEWPRRSTAEEIADSMGVSSPTLHNHLRKAQQQLLVAFLGEE